Proteins from a genomic interval of Posidoniimonas polymericola:
- a CDS encoding NAD(P)-binding domain-containing protein: MNGSTHVDYLIVGAGPAGLQLAYFLDRAGRNYMVLESRERPGGFFEKFPRHDGLLSINKVHTGYTDRETQLRYDWNSLFCEDEEMAFTKYSKEYFPSARLYAKYLQDFAAKMGLRIRYKTRVADITRCHDGPNFEVADEDGMRYSCRALIMATGMWEPWEPNIPGIETTESYADMSIDPVDFENQRVLILGKGNSAFETANHLCGATRVTHVCSPNPLKLAWKSHYVGHLRAVNNDFLDTYLLKGQNSLLDANIDRIEKRDGEYVVDLTFSHAGGQKAQLAYDRVLVCTGFKWNHNMFPASCKPESTECGRLPKMTSAWESTNLPHLFYAGTLMQMRDKHKTMSNVLHGFRSNIKSLASILAARYEGRDWPSVALARDPGAISDKIISQVSRDSSIMLQPGFLADLIVVDNDKARYYETLNVDYLQESCFAESENYFVVTMEYGDTQDDVLAVNREPDPTRAYNDVYLHPRVRQYSRGQLVAEHHISESLENDWRTDAHCGSRSLIRKLGLHGQDDPTMFQHTVREQLVSFLEGQLAQQSYAMGAM, encoded by the coding sequence ATGAATGGATCTACCCACGTCGATTACCTGATCGTTGGCGCCGGCCCGGCCGGTTTGCAGCTCGCCTACTTCCTCGACCGCGCCGGGCGCAACTACATGGTGCTCGAGTCGCGGGAACGCCCCGGCGGCTTCTTCGAGAAGTTCCCTCGGCACGATGGGCTGCTGTCGATCAACAAGGTCCACACCGGCTACACCGACCGCGAGACCCAGCTCCGCTACGACTGGAACTCGCTGTTCTGCGAAGACGAGGAGATGGCCTTCACCAAGTACTCGAAGGAGTACTTCCCCAGCGCCCGGCTGTACGCCAAGTACCTGCAGGACTTCGCCGCCAAGATGGGCCTGCGGATCCGCTACAAGACCCGTGTCGCGGACATCACCCGCTGCCACGACGGGCCGAACTTCGAGGTCGCCGACGAGGACGGCATGCGGTACTCGTGCCGAGCGCTGATCATGGCGACCGGCATGTGGGAGCCTTGGGAGCCGAACATCCCCGGCATCGAGACCACCGAGTCTTACGCCGACATGTCAATCGATCCCGTGGATTTTGAGAACCAGCGGGTGCTGATCCTCGGCAAGGGCAACTCTGCCTTCGAGACCGCCAACCACCTGTGCGGCGCCACCCGGGTGACGCACGTCTGCAGCCCCAACCCGCTGAAGCTGGCGTGGAAGTCGCACTACGTCGGCCACCTGCGGGCGGTCAACAACGACTTCCTCGATACCTACCTGCTAAAAGGGCAAAACTCGTTGCTCGACGCCAACATCGACCGCATCGAGAAGCGGGACGGCGAGTACGTCGTGGACCTGACTTTCTCGCACGCCGGTGGTCAGAAGGCGCAGCTCGCCTACGACCGCGTGCTGGTCTGCACCGGCTTTAAGTGGAACCACAACATGTTCCCGGCCAGCTGCAAACCGGAGAGCACCGAGTGCGGCCGCCTGCCGAAGATGACCAGCGCGTGGGAGTCGACCAACCTGCCGCACCTGTTCTACGCCGGCACGCTGATGCAGATGCGGGACAAGCACAAGACCATGTCCAATGTGCTGCACGGCTTCCGGTCGAACATCAAGTCGCTGGCTTCGATCCTGGCCGCACGCTACGAGGGTCGCGACTGGCCGTCGGTCGCGCTAGCGCGGGACCCCGGGGCGATCTCCGACAAGATCATCTCCCAGGTCAGCCGCGACAGCAGCATCATGCTGCAGCCAGGCTTCCTGGCCGACCTGATCGTTGTCGACAACGACAAGGCCCGCTACTACGAGACCCTCAACGTCGACTACCTCCAGGAGAGCTGCTTCGCCGAGTCGGAGAACTACTTCGTGGTGACCATGGAGTACGGCGACACCCAGGACGACGTGCTGGCCGTCAACCGCGAGCCCGACCCGACCCGCGCCTACAACGACGTCTACCTGCACCCGCGGGTGCGGCAGTACTCGCGTGGGCAGTTGGTGGCCGAGCACCACATCTCCGAGTCGCTGGAGAACGACTGGCGGACCGATGCCCACTGCGGCTCCCGCTCGTTGATCCGCAAGCTTGGCCTGCATGGGCAGGACGACCCAACCATGTTCCAGCACACGGTTCGCGAGCAGCTGGTGAGCTTCCTTGAAGGGCAGCTCGCCCAGCAGTCGTACGCCATGGGGGCCATGTAG
- a CDS encoding non-ribosomal peptide synthetase: MANGGATEGLRSLSPTKRAALEKLLLKRRDAAAEAARIPLAPPDRAAELSFAERRLWLLDKLEPNHPFYNMPLAARVTGPLDRGAFAASLAALCAQHETLRYSYHLRDGRPERSVAERVAIAPEYIDARSLAGDRAALDARLREEARVPFDLARPPLLRCVMLELSDAEQIVLLVMHHIVSDGWSMWVMLNELATGYEVARAGSEPAAPLPIQYSDYAVWQRTSLDDSRRATLVSYWKSKLADAPPLLELPADHARGAVQDFDGAVLPFRLSDTSSAALQATADRHQATPFMVLMAAYQAWLARMTGQQDLLVGTVVAGRSRSELERLIGFFVNTLAVRGDLSGEPSFDQLVERVRAESLDAFAHQDLPFDQLIEAVAPERDQSHAALFQTALVVQNPPRDFAAGEGLSVEPLLVDNGTAKYDLTLFFWRDDEGWAGQIEYRTSLFEPATIERFAAGFQTLLSDALARPTAAIDELELLADSERRLLASFNETHTPLVGPLIAHELFQQSAADARPEATAILDGGNEVTWRALAERVNHAAAGLQSLGVQRGDAVIVALDRSFDSVTAMLAAMTAGAVYVPVDPHAGPQRIRFVTDDTRAKLILGEVSDPPIDSQSVTGLVELGVGKDFAAPEVSPDDLAYIIYTSGSTGVPKGVQVQHRSIVNFVRAQARLLGVTAGDRVLHVMSPSFDGGLSESFLPLATGATMIVASRQQVLDPTALTRLLQESSATIAKFPPALLATLDPDSFPALKTISTGGDTLTTELARRWLPGRRMLNGYGPTEATVGVSMHVLREPLTGLPPIGPPMANMRAYVLDKNLRQVPIGVAGEICIGGAGVAVGYLNQPEQTAAKFVRDPIADDGSRMYRTGDVGRWRADGELEFLGRLDDQVQLRGYRVEPSEVAAALERLPQVDQAFVTVKPDARGEDRLVAYVTPAKAGLAADQGEANHVAAWRSLMEGSHRAAGALRDTEFDTTGWISTYTGLPIPKDQMRAWAEAAANQILGHKPRRVLEIGCGTGLILLRVAPSCESYHGVDFLERSLNQLARVVDDRGLADKVTLGQMTADQVGQLSGHTFDTIVCNSVAQYFPSGDYLRGVIRDAAELVAPGGRMFLGDFRNLRLHEALAASVEIARADARLSRRELLGRIEAQLRREEELLIDPDLFERLGDDLPRLSGVQIQLKPGDADNELTRFRYDVTLSFDEPPESVDPVRCQADLAAVAKALSKQPAAVVVESAINPRVAADARVWGRLRDESETQTTAELKQARHEHPSEPTPDQWRALGAEHGYQTEVRWGAEPDTIEVRYTLPGKAVPPPNADSLCPLSRCTNEPMQQKLLARLAPELRAGLAESLPQYMLPSAFVVLDAFPQTSNGKIDRDALPPPPSGRPAWATGYTEPRDDEERLIAEVWEQLLGVSPVGAEDDFFELGGHSMLAVQVMSEIEARAGRALPLAALFQDPTVENLARLLREPAEAAAAMTLIPLQKEGAAAPLFCVHPAGGAVFCYQELAAHFAGERPVIGVQAHGVDGLRPPHEDMPSMAAAYAEAIQALRPHGPYHICGWSIGGNIAYEVARRLREGGGEVGLVALFDAGAIPPEGSLGEEDLLPLLEALFPESDHAPLAEIRGLSPEDQVAFFTERAAKAGLVDPAQLAASQHIFSVFQNNVTAVHKHQAESYPGPVTLFRAGEQTKTNQLFDDPQLGWGPLTELVRVLEVPSDHTQMMVAPQVDALAALVKAELERVEAS; encoded by the coding sequence ATGGCCAATGGCGGCGCCACGGAGGGGCTGCGATCGCTCTCGCCAACGAAGCGGGCGGCGCTCGAGAAGCTGTTGCTTAAGCGTCGCGACGCGGCGGCCGAGGCTGCGCGGATCCCGCTGGCGCCGCCGGACCGGGCGGCCGAGCTGTCGTTCGCCGAGCGGCGGCTCTGGCTGCTCGACAAGCTCGAGCCAAACCACCCGTTCTACAACATGCCGTTGGCGGCCCGGGTCACCGGTCCGCTCGACCGCGGCGCGTTCGCCGCCAGCCTGGCGGCGCTGTGCGCCCAGCACGAGACCTTGCGCTACTCGTACCACCTGCGCGACGGGCGCCCCGAGCGGAGCGTCGCCGAGCGGGTCGCCATCGCTCCCGAGTACATCGACGCGCGATCGCTCGCCGGTGACCGGGCCGCGCTCGACGCCCGGCTGCGTGAGGAGGCCCGTGTGCCGTTCGACCTGGCCCGCCCGCCGCTGCTGCGGTGTGTCATGCTGGAGTTGAGCGACGCCGAGCAGATCGTGCTCTTGGTGATGCACCATATCGTCTCCGACGGGTGGTCGATGTGGGTGATGCTCAACGAGCTGGCCACCGGCTACGAGGTAGCGCGGGCTGGCAGCGAGCCAGCGGCGCCGCTGCCGATCCAGTACTCCGACTACGCCGTCTGGCAGCGGACCAGTTTGGACGACTCTCGGCGGGCGACGCTCGTCAGCTACTGGAAGTCGAAGCTGGCCGACGCGCCGCCCCTGCTCGAGCTGCCTGCCGACCACGCCCGGGGAGCGGTGCAAGACTTTGACGGCGCCGTTCTCCCGTTCCGGCTCTCCGATACGAGCTCCGCCGCACTGCAGGCAACTGCCGACCGCCATCAGGCGACGCCGTTCATGGTCCTCATGGCGGCCTACCAAGCGTGGCTCGCCCGCATGACCGGCCAGCAGGACCTCTTGGTCGGCACGGTGGTCGCCGGCCGCAGCCGTTCGGAGCTTGAGCGGCTGATCGGGTTCTTCGTCAACACACTCGCTGTCCGCGGCGACCTTTCGGGCGAGCCGAGCTTTGATCAACTCGTCGAGCGGGTCCGGGCCGAATCGCTCGACGCGTTCGCACACCAGGACCTGCCGTTCGACCAGCTCATTGAAGCGGTCGCCCCCGAGCGTGACCAGAGCCACGCGGCGTTGTTCCAGACTGCGCTGGTGGTGCAGAACCCGCCCCGCGACTTCGCCGCCGGCGAGGGCCTGTCGGTCGAGCCGCTGCTGGTCGACAACGGAACCGCCAAGTACGATCTCACGCTGTTCTTTTGGCGGGACGACGAGGGCTGGGCTGGGCAGATCGAGTACCGCACCTCGCTGTTCGAGCCGGCGACCATCGAACGCTTCGCCGCGGGGTTCCAGACACTGCTGAGCGACGCGCTCGCTCGGCCCACGGCGGCGATCGACGAGCTCGAGCTGCTTGCCGACAGCGAGCGTCGGCTGCTGGCTTCGTTCAATGAGACCCACACGCCTCTCGTTGGCCCCCTGATAGCGCACGAGCTGTTCCAACAATCCGCCGCCGACGCCCGGCCCGAAGCAACCGCGATCTTGGACGGCGGAAACGAGGTGACCTGGCGGGCGCTCGCCGAGCGCGTCAACCACGCCGCCGCGGGGTTGCAGTCGCTGGGAGTTCAGCGGGGTGACGCGGTGATAGTCGCGCTCGACCGCTCGTTCGACTCGGTCACGGCGATGCTGGCCGCGATGACCGCCGGCGCGGTTTACGTGCCAGTTGATCCGCACGCGGGGCCGCAGCGGATCCGCTTCGTCACCGACGACACGCGGGCGAAGCTGATCCTTGGAGAGGTATCCGACCCGCCGATCGACAGCCAATCGGTCACCGGACTGGTCGAACTCGGGGTCGGTAAAGATTTCGCCGCGCCCGAAGTCAGCCCGGATGACCTCGCTTACATCATCTACACCTCCGGGTCGACCGGCGTCCCCAAGGGGGTTCAGGTCCAGCACCGCAGCATCGTGAACTTTGTGCGGGCCCAAGCCAGACTGCTCGGCGTCACGGCCGGCGACCGCGTGCTGCACGTCATGTCGCCGTCGTTCGATGGTGGTTTGTCGGAGTCGTTCCTGCCGCTGGCGACCGGCGCTACGATGATCGTCGCCTCGCGGCAGCAAGTGCTCGACCCAACCGCGTTGACTCGGCTGCTGCAAGAGTCGTCGGCGACGATCGCCAAGTTCCCGCCGGCCCTGCTCGCGACGCTCGACCCCGACTCGTTTCCTGCGCTCAAGACCATCTCGACCGGCGGCGACACGCTCACCACCGAGCTCGCCCGCCGCTGGCTGCCGGGACGGCGGATGCTCAACGGCTACGGCCCTACCGAGGCGACCGTTGGCGTTTCGATGCACGTGTTGCGCGAGCCGCTCACCGGCCTGCCGCCGATCGGCCCGCCGATGGCCAACATGCGGGCGTACGTGCTCGACAAGAATTTGCGACAAGTCCCGATCGGCGTGGCGGGCGAGATCTGCATCGGCGGCGCCGGGGTGGCGGTCGGCTACCTGAACCAGCCCGAGCAGACCGCCGCCAAGTTTGTCCGCGACCCGATTGCCGACGATGGCTCCAGAATGTACCGCACGGGCGACGTCGGCCGCTGGCGGGCCGACGGCGAGCTGGAGTTCCTCGGCCGCCTGGACGATCAGGTGCAGCTGCGTGGCTACCGTGTCGAGCCGAGCGAGGTCGCCGCGGCGCTCGAGCGATTGCCGCAGGTCGATCAGGCGTTTGTCACGGTAAAGCCCGACGCGCGGGGCGAGGACCGGCTGGTGGCCTACGTAACGCCCGCCAAGGCGGGCCTGGCCGCCGACCAGGGCGAGGCCAACCACGTGGCGGCGTGGCGGTCGCTGATGGAGGGCTCGCACCGCGCCGCCGGCGCCCTCCGCGACACCGAGTTCGACACCACCGGCTGGATCAGCACCTACACCGGCCTGCCGATCCCCAAGGACCAGATGCGGGCCTGGGCCGAGGCGGCCGCCAACCAGATCCTCGGTCACAAGCCGCGGCGGGTGCTCGAGATCGGCTGCGGCACCGGACTGATCCTGCTGCGGGTGGCGCCGAGCTGCGAATCGTACCACGGGGTCGACTTCCTCGAGCGCTCGCTCAACCAGCTCGCGCGGGTCGTCGACGACCGCGGCCTGGCCGACAAGGTGACGCTCGGGCAGATGACCGCCGATCAGGTTGGTCAACTTTCGGGGCATACGTTTGACACCATCGTGTGCAACTCGGTTGCTCAGTACTTCCCGTCGGGCGACTACCTGCGGGGCGTGATCCGTGACGCGGCGGAGTTGGTCGCGCCGGGCGGGCGGATGTTCCTCGGCGACTTCCGCAACCTGCGGCTGCACGAGGCGCTGGCCGCTTCGGTCGAGATCGCCCGGGCCGACGCGCGGCTGAGCCGCCGCGAGCTGCTCGGCCGTATCGAGGCCCAGCTCCGCCGCGAGGAAGAGCTGCTCATCGACCCAGACCTGTTCGAGCGGCTCGGCGACGACCTGCCGCGGCTCTCCGGCGTGCAGATCCAACTCAAGCCGGGCGACGCCGACAACGAGCTGACCCGCTTCCGCTACGACGTGACGCTCTCGTTCGATGAGCCTCCTGAAAGTGTTGATCCAGTCCGCTGCCAGGCCGACCTTGCAGCAGTCGCCAAGGCGTTGAGCAAGCAGCCCGCCGCGGTGGTCGTCGAGTCGGCCATCAACCCACGCGTCGCCGCCGACGCCCGGGTGTGGGGTCGGCTGCGGGACGAGTCGGAAACGCAGACCACCGCCGAACTCAAGCAAGCCCGGCACGAGCACCCCAGCGAGCCGACGCCCGACCAGTGGCGGGCCCTCGGCGCCGAGCACGGATACCAGACCGAGGTCCGGTGGGGCGCCGAGCCCGACACGATCGAGGTCCGCTACACGCTGCCCGGCAAGGCGGTTCCGCCGCCCAATGCCGACTCGCTCTGCCCACTCAGCCGCTGCACCAACGAGCCGATGCAGCAGAAGCTGCTCGCCCGGCTCGCCCCCGAACTGCGGGCTGGCCTGGCGGAGTCGCTGCCGCAGTACATGCTGCCGTCGGCGTTTGTTGTCTTGGATGCATTCCCGCAAACCTCCAATGGCAAGATCGACCGCGACGCGCTGCCGCCGCCCCCCAGCGGCCGCCCCGCCTGGGCGACCGGCTACACCGAGCCCCGCGACGACGAGGAACGCCTGATCGCCGAGGTCTGGGAGCAGCTGCTCGGTGTCTCGCCGGTTGGCGCCGAGGACGACTTCTTCGAGCTCGGCGGGCACTCGATGCTCGCCGTGCAGGTGATGTCCGAGATCGAGGCCCGCGCCGGCCGTGCGTTGCCGCTGGCCGCCTTGTTCCAGGACCCGACGGTCGAGAACCTTGCACGGCTGCTCCGCGAGCCGGCCGAGGCCGCCGCCGCGATGACGCTCATCCCGCTGCAGAAGGAGGGCGCCGCCGCTCCGCTCTTCTGCGTGCACCCCGCCGGCGGGGCCGTGTTCTGCTACCAGGAGCTGGCCGCCCACTTCGCCGGCGAGCGGCCGGTGATCGGCGTCCAGGCCCACGGCGTCGACGGGCTGCGGCCTCCGCACGAGGACATGCCCTCGATGGCCGCCGCGTATGCCGAGGCGATTCAAGCACTGCGTCCTCATGGTCCCTACCACATCTGTGGTTGGTCGATCGGCGGCAACATCGCCTACGAGGTCGCCCGCCGGCTCCGCGAAGGAGGCGGCGAGGTCGGCTTGGTCGCCTTGTTCGACGCCGGCGCGATCCCGCCGGAGGGCTCGCTCGGCGAGGAGGACCTGCTGCCGCTGCTCGAGGCCCTGTTCCCCGAGAGCGACCACGCCCCGCTCGCCGAGATCCGCGGACTGTCGCCCGAGGATCAGGTCGCGTTCTTCACCGAGCGGGCCGCCAAGGCCGGCCTGGTCGACCCGGCCCAGCTCGCCGCCAGCCAGCACATCTTTAGCGTGTTCCAGAACAACGTCACCGCGGTGCACAAGCACCAGGCCGAGAGCTACCCCGGCCCGGTGACCCTGTTCCGCGCCGGCGAGCAGACCAAGACCAACCAGCTGTTCGACGACCCCCAACTCGGCTGGGGCCCGCTCACCGAGTTGGTCCGCGTGCTCGAGGTGCCCAGCGACCACACCCAGATGATGGTCGCCCCGCAGGTCGATGCCCTCGCCGCGCTGGTGAAGGCCGAGCTCGAGCGGGTTGAGGCCTCGTAG